The following nucleotide sequence is from Aneurinibacillus soli.
GCAGTAGACGGCAGACCATCCCAAGATACGCGAATAGATGCACCCAGGGAATAGCGCTCGGATCGGACAGAGAACTTTGTAGCTGGGAATTCCTTTTTCAGAACAGTGCGGATTTGCTTTGCGATTTCTACAACATCAGCCATACATATCATCTCCTTGTAAATTGTCCCAGTTATATTTAGGGTAGAATAGCCAGATTGAAACACTGGTGGGAAAATGCCTACATCTAATGCCGTTAATAGCGAGTGACACAATAAAGAGAGTACGGATAGGGGTAACAGGATACGGCGATGGATGAGAGAGGAGGGAGGCATGGTGAGAAAAGGGTGAAGGGGTGTCTGCTCCCGCCAGCATACTCGGATATAACTTTTCCATGCGTTGCACCATGCATATCGCGTACATTAGTGCCTGTATATGCGTATATCATCCGTGTTTTTCACCTCGAAATGCCACTCGTTCACATATCCGAATACACCACTTGCGCCAGAATATCCGAACAATACCATTTGCAGTAGGTAGAACAGGAGAGGGGAGTATAAACTCCCGCGCCCTGGTTAGTTCATGTGACCTTTACTTTTCAAACTGTAATGCCTTCCATCTCCTATGATAATGTGGTCAAGCAGTTCGATGCCCAGAACCTTTCCAGCTTCTTGTAACCGGCGCGTCACGTCTAAATCTTCACGGCTCGGTCCTGGATCGCCGCTTGGATGGTTGTGAAACACTACGACAGATGTAGCGTTATTGAGCAATGCCCGTTGGAATACTTCGCGCGGATGTACTACGCTACTGTTTACCGAGCCGGAGAAAATCAGGTGTGCGCCGATGATCTCATTCTTGGTGTTGAGTGAGAACATGCCAAAGTGTTCATTCGGCTTGCTGGATAGGCTGAAAATCTCCTCGATTGCGCGATAGGCTGCGTCTGGACTGGTGACTTTCTTGCTCTCAATGTCATACAGCGCGGCTTTATCCCGGATTAATTCTACAGAAAATACGTTGATTCGTTTCATACATATCATCTCCTGGGTAAAATTCGGGGTTCATCCCCTGTTCTGCCTACTGCTACCTACCATAATGCGTATTATGGTAGATGTAATGGGGTGGAAGCGCATCGACGCTCGGAATTATAGGCGTTTATCCAGGCGATGCAGTAAAAACAAAGTGATAAGCAGCAGTACATTTGCCGATGCTAAAAGCCAAACCATGAAAATCACCTTCTTTCTTGCATTTTGGTGGTCACATCGCATAAACTACTGGTAAGGAGAGAAGGCGGGGAAGTTGAGCGACTTACGCCCGCCTTCCCTTTCTTTATTCTTGCTGTGAATCCGATGTGTCCGCATCGGATTTTTCTTTTTTCTCCCTGCTTGCTTCGATGTTGAACTCTATGTTGTTCCATTTGAAGCTAATCTTGATGCTTTTGTATGCGATGCAGAGAGCAAGAAAGAGTGCAGTAACCGCAAGAATCGTGACTAAATCTGGTTGCATTTGCCTTCACCTCCCTTCTCAGTAGAGTCCTCTTTACCCGTGGAGGGGAGCGAGGAAGGAAGGGGATGTTCATGCGTCTACCTCCTTTGTCGATGCGCTTCCGGTATTCGGTTTTCAAGGTGCGGCGTGTGTCTGTCGTGGTGTTGACTCAACTATGCATGCGTGGAAAAAAGTTGGGTAGAAAAGTTTTTGTGTGCCGGTGGATGATAGGGAGCTGTCTGGTGATAGAGTGAATAGCCCCCCCAGTGCTTGGGATGACGCGGGTCTGCGCTTCGCGCCGGGGGTGTCTCCGAGCACATATATAAATTTTTTTGTCAACTCTGTTGCGCGTCTTGTAAAACTCAAAATTTGCATGAAAAAATGGGCTATTCTTAAAAGTGAGCCTGAATTTTTTATATGGTAAATTTTTGTTCCAAGTTGTTGCGGTGTGCTATGATATGAGTAGATGGTAAGTAGATACTTGTATCTATCTACCGTCGCGATTTTGAAGATGAGGAGATGATGACGATGGAGATGAATGAGCAGTATGTAACGGGTAGTCAACATGTAGCAACGCTCAAAACGTATGTATCGTACGAACAGGCGAAAGAGCACATGGAGTTGCTGCTGAAGCTTAAGTCTAACGGAATGAAAGTAGAGCAGGAGATTTCGGCACTTGTAAAGTGGATGAGTGAAATGTTAGGTATCGAACCGGAAGATACGAGTTTTGCGGTGGCTAAACTAAAAGCATTCAGACCATCGATTATGGTGAGGATGTTCATGAGTCAAGCGAATATAAGTGAATACACTAAAGGGAAACCTTCTTATGGCTATAATGCCGATACGATTGGAGCACACAGTCAATCTGATGTACAGGTATACGTTCCTGTAAGTGAAATTGTAAAGTTTGACAATGTTGCAGGAAAGCTTGTAGGGTACAAGATACGGGGAGATGAAGTATGTGAATGAGCGCTTGGAAGCTAAAATAGAAAATGCTCGAAAACTCCAAGATGAATTGAAGAGCACGGGAATTACTGCTGAGTTAGACGAGAAAACTGGTGAGTTGAAAATTAATGGTGCTGAATTTACAAAGGGAGATGATATGTATGGTTAATGAGAAGTCTTGGCAGGAGTTTAGAGACAGCGGTTTATTTTGGTTGATGAATAGTTTCCTGCATGTATTCGGATGGGCGATTGTTGTGGATGTTGATGATAATGGCATCGCTAAATCTGCTTATCCAGCCAGAGTGAAATTTAGAGGATTCACCGAGAAGATCAATACGGAGGGATATCAAAAGGTATCTGCGTACATGCTTGAGAATGCAGAAGAATTGTTAAAAGAATCCAAGGAGTAGCAGCTTTATCAAAGGAAATCATGAGTGATGAAACATACATTTACACTTTGCGCAGAGAATAGCTGTTGCTTGGTGGTGGAAGTAGAGTAGGAGATTTCGGCACTGGCAAAGCTGATGAACGAGATGATACGTCTGTTAAGCTTGGATCGTTACCTACTGGGTGCACGATTCTTCCAGAATTTCAATATCATGCAAATAGAATCTGACATTAGTTAATGAGAAAGGAGATGATTTGCTTATGAAACGTACCTTTACACTTTGCACAGAGAACAGTTGCTGTCCTGTAGTGGAGGTAGAACAAGAAATGTATACGGTGAAAGATGATTTTGGCGGAGTGCTTACGGCAGGTCGAGGATGGCTTCTGGATTGTGTTGTCGTTGCACTTGTAATGAATCATGATGACGTAGTTACAATTGGCACAGACGGGACCGGGAAAGTTAAACTACTGCGTGGCGAACTCGAAATGCTGGAGAAGGATTTACGTGGGAATTGAACTGCTGTATGCGCTAGCGTTACGTTTCTTCCTGATTGAATTCAAGTCAATCAAGCGGCTGCGTGATTGGTTTCGCAATTTACACCCGTTATGTGGGCAATGGACGAGCTGCCCATTTTGTAACGGATTTTGGTGCGGGCTGTTCATCTACTGGTTATTTCACGGAGTCAACCTGCAGATTCTGTTCTTCGCGCTGGCTGCTGGATTTGCTTCGTTTCTGGTGAAGATTGGGCAAGAGTATATGCTGTATCGAATGAACGGTGGCGAATAGCTGCCGTTTTCTTTTGTATAAAACCGTAAAATACCGTCGAATATAGCGAGTAGATAGTTGATTTTTGACGAAACAATCAAGTGGAAAAACAACGTTGATGTGATAAAATCTAGATATAAACTGAATAATCGTGATTGGGAGTGAATTGCATGGTCCGTAGTTCTTCGGAATGGAGAAGCAGATTAGTTGAAGAAGCGTTGGAAGCTATGAACAACGGAGAGCGTGGAGAGATTAAGCAGGTATTAGAGCACATTGCTGATACGCATAAAAAGACGTTTAATACTGTTAAAACTGTGTTTTACAAGGAGATACGCCCGAACATCTTTGAGAAAGACGGTGTATTCATCTATCAAAATGACGATGAGCAAGTAGATGGAGATATTATTACGTATGTGGAGTCGCCGAGTGAGGTAAAAGTTGGCGATCATGTTCGTGTGACTGTGACTGATATTATGCATTATGGTGTATTTGCGCAGCTAGGTACTCTGAAATGTTTGTTGCACATTTCAAATGTGAGTACAGGATTTATCAAAGAAGATGATCTACCGAAGTTATTTAAGATTGGTGATGTATTCGATGCGTATGTGCATAAAGTAGAAGAAGGCCACATCGCAATTTCGACAAAAGGTATAGACTTGTCGAAGAAAGATAAAAAAACGGAAAAAGTTGTTACAAAGGTAACTGCTTTGCGTGTTGTGAAAGAAGAAAAGCAAATTGAACATACGGATGATAAGTATGTAGCGGATATTGTTAAGTATTTGAACGAATACTTTGGTCCGGTTTCTCCTTCAGCGAAGGAAAAGTTACAGGAAATGTACAAAGAACACGGTCCCGTTACCTTGAGCATGGCAATATCGGAAGTGAAGAATGCATTCAAGGTTGACCCGGTGCTGCTATTTTTAGGAGAAGTTGATAAAAAAGTGAGTGGCTGTCTTTGACCAGGCTTACTACGCTTCTAATCATGCGGCAGAGGAGTATATAAGACGCTTTGATAATGACATTCCGACTCCAGAAACGATAAAAAAGACAAAGCGTATGTTACCTAATATCGTAGCAAGTGGAGATATTATCATTGAGTTCAGAGAATATCGTTATGTGCGAAATGTAAAGGCGTTTTTCCCGTGTGTTCAAGTAGAAGGTGGAAAGTATTTGATTCGTACGACGATGCGGTGGAGTGATGTGGAGCCGCGCTTACAGGAGATTGTGGATTTGTATAGCAGGGAGAGCGAGGGGTAGTCGTATGACTGCCCCTTTTGCCTATTCTAACTGCAAAGGTGGTGGATGGGATGGAGACTCCTGAAAATGAGAAGCAAATCGTTCCACGTGGTAGCATCGGTAAGATTGAATTATGGGAGCTTGAAAAAGATGTGATTGAGCTGCGTAAGATCGGGCTTTCCTATCAGCAGATTGTAGATGAGTTATTCCAGAGAGGTAAGGTTCCAGAAGGAGAAAAGCTGGATAAATACGTGATTAAGCGTTTTTTGGACAAAGTGCCGGAATTGAAAACAATTGTGCGTGGTAGTAAGAAGCGCATTGTGCAGGCGGTGTCGGCTGAACTGGATATTATCTACGAAGTGAGCTTGTTTGCGGCCAAGTGCAGGAACTTGCTTGAACTGTTGGAAGAGGAAGCGTTGGAGCACTCCACGTTGCCGAATCCTGGTCACTTCAAGGCGCTGTCGAGTGAGATGCGTGAATGGCTCAAGATGATGAAGGAGATTCAGAAGGAGATAGCTGACTATAACAACGTTCGTACATTCATGAAAATTGTGCTGGAGACGGTCAAAAAGGAAGCGCCGAAGGCATTGCCATCTATTTTGAGGCAGATGCAAGACATGAAGACTGCATCATGGTTTGATGGAATGGGAGAAGATACGGAAGGGGAGGTGTAGTGTGAAAGAGCATGGATTTACACTGGAGAAGCAAGTAGAACAGACATTGAAAAAGGAAGATTTCTTCAAGGGATATAAGCGGCCTGAGTATTTCAAAACTGGTGGAAGATGCGATTGTAAAAACTGCTCATGTAAAAAAGGTAAGCAGTCATGAGTAACTTTTATTTAAACAAACTTCTCGGTGATTTCGCTGAGATGGCCGAAAGTTATGAGGAAAAAGAGGGGATCTGGCGTGAAGAACCGCTAGATTTATTCGAATTTTGTAAGCAGCAGTTAGATATTACACCGTTTGAAGGTAAACAAACGGAAATTTTCCGTAAAATCAACAACGTTGTCATGTGGAAAATCACACAGGACGAGCAGTATGCGGATACAGCAGAGCAAGATTTAACTGAGATTTTACTCCTGCTCGGCAAGGGTTCTGGGAAAGATTATATACTAAGTGCGGTATTCTGTTGGATTTCGTATCTGTTAAATTGCTTGAACGATCCACAGAAAACACTAGGAATAGCTGAGGGGGAAGCGGTTGATCTTGTCAACGTTGCGAATAACACGCATCAAGCGAATGAGGTGTTTTTCTTCAAATTCAAGCAGCGCCTTGCGAAGTGCGCGTTTTTCAAGCGTGTAGATCGGGAACCGCGTGCGTTTAATGAGTATCAGCCAATGCGGTCTATGATTCGCTTCTTCAACAACATCAAAGCACATTCCACTCATGCGGATGCGGAAACACTAGAAGGCGCGAATCCTTTCGTTGTGGTATTCGATGAAATATCTGGTATACCATATGAACAGGCTGACAAAGTATATGATACGTTCAGTTCATCAGCGGCCACACGCTACAATGACCGTATGCTCCTTCTGTTTATCTCATTCCCGCGTCATCAGGGGGACTTCTTGTATGTCAAGTTCACTAAGTGGGAGCAGGAAGGTACGCCGCATATTTGGGGCATCAAGGGGAAGTCATGGGAAGTTAACCCGAAAATATCACGGGATAGTTTGCAGAAGTTTTACGACAAGAATCCAGAAGATGCTAAGATGCGTTATGAATGTATTGCACCGGAAGCGGAAGCAGGATTCTTCGAGTTCCCAGAGAAAATTGACTATGTAGTTGTGCCGGGGAAGGCTGCACAGTGTCCGGGTGTGGTGATTCAGCAAAAGGTTACGACTCGGATGCTGAAAAACGAAACAGAGGTTCACTTTGTCGGGTTGGAGATTTTTAACCTGCAATTGAATCCTGAGTACACCTATTATCTCGGCGGCGATGGCGGTGTGGTAACAGATAGCTATGTATTGTGCTTGATGCATGGAGAACCTACTGTGAAAGAAGAGACGATAGATGTCGAAGTAGTGACACGCATCGTGAATAAGCCGGTAGAGGATTTGTTACTTGAGTGGCGTCCGAACAAGAAAGAGCGCTTGCCGGTTGATTTGATGAACGTAGCGGAGATTATTGAGTTGATATGTAGTCAAGTGTATGTGAAGAAGGCGCTATTCGATAAGTTTAACTCCGCAGATATTACACAACGGTTGATTTCTCTTGGAGTTGATGCGGAGGACAAAAACTTCTCCAACCAGTTTCAAGTCGAAGCCTATAAAAACTTACGGGGCCTTATCTACACGCAGAATATTGAGTTGTTGGATCACCAGATTACAGATGGTAGTGAGCGTCTGAACGCGAATGAGGAATTGAAAAGGTTGAAGTTGATTAATGACTCGAAGATCGATCACGACAGGCAATACGCAAAGGATTTTTCCGATGCACGGATAGCCGCGACTTGGATTTGTACGAACGATACGCCGGAATCAGAAAGTCATGCGGCTGATATTGGGTTGTTTGGAGCTGTGCGCGGTTCACGTATGTAGAAATAACCCGGTATAGAACCGGGTTATTGGTCTTTTATAGCGTTTTTATCCATGAATTCATTGACATCTTTACTTTGGAATACCCGGAAGTGTTCACTTTTTACATTGTATTCTCTTTCTGTAATAAGCCATACATGACCGAAATGGTTGCGTTTCTCGGTCCACTTGTCACTAAGAAAATAGGATTCGTATCGCTTGATTTTGTCCGTAATCATTTTTTCTGAATAGATGCTACGCTGAATCTCAATAAACCACGGAGCACCTTTCCAATGCATATAAATATCCGGCTCAGGTTCACCTTTTTGGAATTTTGGTTCAACAATGAATTCTTTTGGATAGCCGTACATTAAGATTTGCTTGTAGAAATCTACGATGAGCAGGTAATGGTTCGTCTTTTGTCCTCCGATTTTGGTGGATGCCGGATTTGGATAGTACACATACGGCTGTGTGGTTGTATCCGCTTGAATGTATCCGTCTCGACGCAGACGTTTTAATACCAAATTGCAATTGCTGGTTTTACTTTTGTTCGTAGAGAAAAACAGGTCTGCAATCTGATCGCGTGTCATACATCTAAACATAGACAGGGTGTCGATGATGCGCTTATCTCGTTGTCGCACATTTGTCACTCCAAGTCGAATATTTTATTTTCCTCTATTTGCTCCGGTTCGGGCCGGGGCTTTTTTTGTTGGTATGGACGTAGCATTACCTTTGCCATTTTGTCAGCTAAGAACGGGGCCTGGATTTCCTGAAGGCCACGTTTATATTTTACAAAAGCATAGCCGTCTTCGATTTCTCTATCTGGCTTCATTCGCATGTTTAGGGCGATACCGTAGTTAATATCGTCTGGCTGGCGGAAGCAGATGCGGACGGTAAGACATTGCTTCAGTTTTCCATCTAATACAGTGCTGTCTGGGCGCTGCATACTTAGCAGGAGAAAGACTCCATTCGAGCGACCGACAATTGCGATGTTTTCGATTTTCTCCATGATCGCTTTGTTATCACGGAGCAATGCTACTTCATCAACACAGACAACGATGTAAGGCACTTGCTCTGGCAGATCGTCAATGTGAACTTTGCCGTGCTGACGCAAAAGCTGACCGCGTCTTTTGATTTCTTTCTCTATTTTAATCAGTAGTTTGAGTAGTTTTCCTTCATCGTTTTCATAAAGAGATGCCTGCACATGCTCAATGTTTTCAAACAGGTGAAACTCACTTCCTTTTAAGTCGCAAAGATACAAGTGAAGTTTTTCAGGGGAAAGGTGTTTTATCCAGGTAGTAATAATCTGCCGGATTTCGGTTGATTTCCCGCTGCCAGTTTCGCCGCAGATAAGAAGGTGTGGATTGTCAATCATATCAACGATTAGCCAGTATCCTTCTTGGTCTTTACCGATGACGATAGGTAGTTTCATGTCGGATAAGTGGGGGAGAATTTCGTCGAAGTCGTAGGCGAACGTTTGAATTCCTTTATAATAGGCTTTTACTGTAAAGTGTTTTCCGGTATGCTCAATGAACACATGCTGACCAAATTCTTGTTTAAATAGCCATTCTGCTTTGTATACATCGTCTGGATTTATGCCGAAGACGATGTTAAATACGATGGTAATACCTTTGTTGTCGTATTGAATCGCGCGGATTTGAGGATATATTTTCCGTCCGTTTTCTCTTTCTCTGTAGATTTCTCCTTCATCAAAAATTCGTTTCAAGCTGCGTCTTGCTTTTGTATTAGGCATTGACTGATACGTATAGTTGGCTACGCCGAGTGAGGTGCATATGCCTGCCAACTTTAAGGCTTGCGTTTTAAGCGCTGTGATTTCGTAAGGGCTAAGCGAATGGATAGGGAGAGGGATTCCAAACAGAGCCATAGTTTTCGCTGTCATGAAAGCACCGAAGCCGATAGCTAGTGTACCTTGCAACGGAGTCATCTTTTGCATTTATTTACCAGCTCCTCATATCTTATGAACCGATGAAAAAACTCTTCCTATTCATTTAGACATACCGCATCTTCTTCGTAAAAAATCCGTCCATTTTCTTCTAGACAATCCAGTATCTTTACATACTCCGATAACGGAAGTCCTGTCTTTCTCCAAAGCAGATTAGGGTCCTCATTTTGTTCGTCTATACCTGTTGTTTCGATGGCATTTAAAACAAGTTGCTTAACGTAGGCAGTGGACTTTTTCCCATTCTCTACTAGCCGCTGAATGCAGTACGTCACAATCCCTTCAACTCCGTCCCGGCCATACCCCCATCCAACGACATAAACAGCGCTCTCCATGCCATAACGCCCATATTTTGAGGCGTAGTACACACGATCAAGCAGAAATTCTTGCGTCAATAATTTGATTGCTGTCAGCATGTTTTGTGATTGTCTTGTTGCTAACAGATGTTCACCATCTTCATCCATAGTGCAGATGTGATATTCTCTCATGCGAATTCTCCTTTACGTTTTATACCCAAAACCTTTGCCAAGAGATGACATGCTCTTTATGTTGCCGTTTCCACCATACCTTATGGGCGATATAGCAGCAGATGATGATTGTTTTCACGGCTTAATTACCTCCTCGATAAATTCACGTAGGAATCCAACATAGGACCGGATATCTTCGACATGGTTATAGACTTCATCAGAAGAAGCAAGGTCTGGAAGTTCAGATAACTTTCCGCTAATGCGCTTAAATATGAATTCGATTGCTTTTTCTTTCACGGTTTAATCGCCTCCTCAACGACTTCCTGCAAGAATTCCAAGTACGATTTCATATCGTCCATATGCGGGTGTACTTCTTCCCATCCCCCTAAAATATCTTTTACGTCATAGAATTTCGTTTGAATGCGCTTGAAAAGGAACTCGATTATTTTCTCTTTTGTCATGGCTTTACCACTTCCTTCGCTAACTCGATAAGTGCGTTAATGGTGTCCTGAGTCATGAAGTCAGTCGGATCAACTTTCTGTACTTTCTCACTGGCTCTAAGCAGCCATTGAAGTAGCTTCCCCATCACACAAAGTCCTTTAGAAAGTCGATTGCATCATGCAGTGATAGTTCTTTTCCGGGCTGAAGCAGCGTGCGTTTTAGTTCGATGATTTCCTGCTGAAGTTCATGGATTAAATCCATTTCTGATTTTGGAGGAGTAATGTCTTTTGATACTCTATCCAGAATTGATTTAAAGCTGGGTGCTTCTTTGACATCGTGCCTGATGAGGTAATCACGAAGCATCTCCAGTTGCTCCTTTGAAGAAGCATTTTTTCGTAGGTCTTCCAAATACTCAACGGGGTAGAGATATGGTGTGTCAGCCAAATCTTTGAACCGCCATCCCCAGAAGTTGGGTGATGATTTCAGTCCTTGGGAAACACCTTCCACGATACCTTTCACAAATCTAATCATGGAAAAATCCTCCTGATGTTTTTTTCGCTTATGATGCATAAAAAGCGATAAAGTTGGGCATTGAAATTCAGTCGCTTCACTCGGCTATCGCCTCACTCTGCTCCTTTAAACAAATGAAAAAGTGTTGATTTTGTTGACTTAAATCCACTAATACTTACGTTTCAGTTACTTAATCAGGTAGCTAAGTAGATGCTTAAGTTTTTGCTTATGTTTCAACCTATGTCGGTAGTTAACTACTTTTGCCTGTACCAGTTAAAAAAATCTACTCGGAAAAATGGCATAAAAAAAGAGGAGCAGTTAGCCCCTCAAAGAAAGTCATCCATATCCAATTGTTCATGTGAATTTGATTGATTTGTAATATTTATAGGGTGAGAACTTGAGATATGATCTGGTGCGGTTGAAAGGTGATCTGTTTGCTTATGTGAGGGATGAACTCCGTAGTTATAAACCTTCATATCCATGTAAGATGTCAGTGCTTTTTTAGCCCAGCCACTGA
It contains:
- a CDS encoding replication-relaxation family protein, producing the protein MTRDQIADLFFSTNKSKTSNCNLVLKRLRRDGYIQADTTTQPYVYYPNPASTKIGGQKTNHYLLIVDFYKQILMYGYPKEFIVEPKFQKGEPEPDIYMHWKGAPWFIEIQRSIYSEKMITDKIKRYESYFLSDKWTEKRNHFGHVWLITEREYNVKSEHFRVFQSKDVNEFMDKNAIKDQ
- a CDS encoding JAB domain-containing protein, which gives rise to MKRINVFSVELIRDKAALYDIESKKVTSPDAAYRAIEEIFSLSSKPNEHFGMFSLNTKNEIIGAHLIFSGSVNSSVVHPREVFQRALLNNATSVVVFHNHPSGDPGPSREDLDVTRRLQEAGKVLGIELLDHIIIGDGRHYSLKSKGHMN
- a CDS encoding FtsK/SpoIIIE domain-containing protein, producing the protein MQKMTPLQGTLAIGFGAFMTAKTMALFGIPLPIHSLSPYEITALKTQALKLAGICTSLGVANYTYQSMPNTKARRSLKRIFDEGEIYRERENGRKIYPQIRAIQYDNKGITIVFNIVFGINPDDVYKAEWLFKQEFGQHVFIEHTGKHFTVKAYYKGIQTFAYDFDEILPHLSDMKLPIVIGKDQEGYWLIVDMIDNPHLLICGETGSGKSTEIRQIITTWIKHLSPEKLHLYLCDLKGSEFHLFENIEHVQASLYENDEGKLLKLLIKIEKEIKRRGQLLRQHGKVHIDDLPEQVPYIVVCVDEVALLRDNKAIMEKIENIAIVGRSNGVFLLLSMQRPDSTVLDGKLKQCLTVRICFRQPDDINYGIALNMRMKPDREIEDGYAFVKYKRGLQEIQAPFLADKMAKVMLRPYQQKKPRPEPEQIEENKIFDLE
- a CDS encoding S1 RNA-binding domain-containing protein, whose amino-acid sequence is MVRSSSEWRSRLVEEALEAMNNGERGEIKQVLEHIADTHKKTFNTVKTVFYKEIRPNIFEKDGVFIYQNDDEQVDGDIITYVESPSEVKVGDHVRVTVTDIMHYGVFAQLGTLKCLLHISNVSTGFIKEDDLPKLFKIGDVFDAYVHKVEEGHIAISTKGIDLSKKDKKTEKVVTKVTALRVVKEEKQIEHTDDKYVADIVKYLNEYFGPVSPSAKEKLQEMYKEHGPVTLSMAISEVKNAFKVDPVLLFLGEVDKKVSGCL